The proteins below are encoded in one region of Candidatus Poribacteria bacterium:
- a CDS encoding starvation-sensing protein RspA, translating to MAKVTIKDVQTIITQPAGSRLVIVKIITSEPGLYGLGCATFTQRFHAVVTAMEKHLKPFLIGRDVSRIEEIWQMGMVHSYWRNGPVLSNAISGADQALWDIKGKQAGMPVYELLGGKCREAAAVYGHAGGNSPEAVADSVRQFMENGYRYIRIQMGGYGGEASRIVKPEGAPDGAYFDPREYTLNILRMIEHVRAEVGDEAELLHDIHERLHPIDAVKFAKDVEPFNLFFLEDPLAPEDLEWFANMRQQCCTPIAMGELFNNPREWQPLIAGRLIDFIRMHVSQMGGLTPARHVAAFANMYGVRTAWHGPGDTSPVGHAANLHLDLWAPNFGIQEWCNFPEHMYEIFPGLPEVRNGYMYPSDKPGLGIDIDEDLAAKYPCQDEVEWWTQTRLPDGSPTRP from the coding sequence ATGGCTAAAGTAACGATTAAAGATGTTCAGACAATCATAACGCAACCGGCAGGTTCACGGTTGGTCATTGTCAAAATTATCACCTCGGAGCCAGGTTTGTACGGTTTGGGATGTGCGACCTTTACGCAGCGGTTCCACGCCGTTGTCACCGCAATGGAAAAACACCTGAAACCCTTCCTAATCGGACGCGATGTCTCTCGCATCGAAGAGATCTGGCAGATGGGGATGGTGCATAGCTATTGGCGTAATGGACCCGTTTTAAGCAACGCGATTTCTGGTGCGGATCAAGCATTATGGGACATCAAAGGGAAACAGGCAGGGATGCCGGTTTATGAACTTCTGGGCGGAAAATGTCGTGAGGCGGCTGCGGTCTATGGACATGCGGGCGGCAATTCACCCGAAGCTGTCGCTGACAGTGTCCGGCAATTCATGGAAAACGGCTACCGCTACATTCGGATTCAGATGGGTGGTTACGGTGGGGAGGCGAGTCGAATCGTTAAGCCGGAAGGCGCGCCTGACGGGGCATACTTCGATCCACGGGAGTACACCCTAAATATATTGCGGATGATTGAGCATGTCCGAGCTGAAGTGGGGGATGAGGCTGAACTGTTGCACGATATTCATGAGCGGTTGCACCCCATCGACGCAGTCAAATTTGCTAAAGATGTCGAGCCGTTCAACCTCTTCTTTCTCGAAGACCCACTTGCCCCAGAAGATCTGGAATGGTTCGCCAACATGCGCCAACAATGCTGTACCCCGATTGCGATGGGTGAACTGTTCAACAATCCCCGCGAGTGGCAACCGTTAATTGCCGGTCGCCTGATCGACTTTATCCGGATGCATGTCAGCCAAATGGGTGGACTGACACCTGCACGTCATGTCGCGGCATTTGCCAACATGTACGGTGTCCGCACCGCGTGGCACGGACCCGGCGACACATCGCCGGTGGGGCATGCCGCGAACCTGCACCTCGACTTATGGGCGCCCAACTTCGGGATTCAGGAATGGTGTAACTTCCCTGAACACATGTATGAGATTTTCCCCGGTCTGCCAGAAGTTCGGAATGGATACATGTATCCCAGCGACAAACCGGGACTGGGAATCGACATCGACGAAGATCTGGCAGCGAAATATCCATGTCAGGACGAGGTTGAATGGTGGACGCAGACCCGCCTACCAGATGGCAGCCCGACACGTCCCTAA